Proteins from one Streptomyces roseifaciens genomic window:
- a CDS encoding phosphopantetheine-binding protein, which produces MALTLEQIRADVADVLGEDPADIPDDENLVDYGLDSVRIMTLVERWRRDHGTEVTFVALAEQPAIEQWAPLLGAGT; this is translated from the coding sequence ATGGCACTCACCCTCGAACAGATCCGGGCCGACGTCGCCGACGTGCTCGGCGAGGACCCCGCCGACATCCCCGACGACGAGAACCTCGTCGACTACGGGCTCGACTCCGTCCGCATCATGACCCTCGTCGAGCGCTGGCGCCGCGACCACGGCACCGAGGTCACCTTCGTGGCCCTCGCCGAGCAGCCGGCCATAGAGCAGTGGGCACCGCTGCTGGGGGCGGGGACGTGA
- a CDS encoding isochorismatase family protein, with protein MALPAIAPYPMPREADLPANKVGWTVDPSRAVLLVHDLQNYFLDAFEAGASPVTELLANVAAVKKDCERLGVPVVYSAQPGGQSPAERGLQQDFWGPGLPDDERAKAIADAVAPTAADTVLTKWKYSAFVRTDLAERMAAQGRDQLIIVGVYAHIGVMMSACDAWMRDIQSFLVADAVADFSAEDHAMALRWAAAKCAVVTTTDRLFEGA; from the coding sequence ATGGCACTTCCTGCCATCGCCCCGTATCCCATGCCGCGGGAGGCCGACCTCCCCGCGAACAAGGTCGGCTGGACCGTCGACCCGAGCCGCGCGGTGCTGCTCGTGCACGACCTGCAGAACTACTTCCTCGACGCGTTCGAGGCCGGGGCGTCGCCCGTCACCGAGCTGCTCGCCAACGTCGCCGCGGTGAAGAAGGACTGCGAGCGCCTCGGCGTCCCCGTCGTCTACTCCGCCCAGCCCGGCGGCCAGAGCCCCGCCGAGCGCGGCCTGCAGCAGGACTTCTGGGGCCCGGGCCTGCCGGACGACGAGCGCGCCAAGGCCATCGCCGACGCCGTCGCGCCGACGGCCGCCGACACGGTCCTGACCAAGTGGAAGTACAGCGCCTTCGTGCGGACCGACCTCGCGGAGCGGATGGCCGCCCAGGGCCGCGACCAGCTGATCATCGTCGGCGTGTACGCGCACATCGGCGTCATGATGAGCGCCTGCGACGCCTGGATGCGCGACATCCAGTCCTTCCTCGTCGCCGACGCGGTCGCCGACTTCTCGGCCGAGGACCACGCCATGGCACTGCGCTGGGCTGCCGCCAAGTGCGCCGTGGTGACCACCACCGACCGGCTCTTCGAAGGGGCGTAA
- a CDS encoding (2,3-dihydroxybenzoyl)adenylate synthase, which translates to MTETTDAPGYPAEFAERYRAAGYWRGETFGQMLRDRAQAHPDRIAIVDPAGEGRRWTYGDLDLRADRLAAGFLAHGIGKGDRVVVQLPNVAEFFEVVFALFRIGALPVFALPAHRETEIRHFCAFTEAAAYVIADVSEGYDYRELATKVRAEVPGLKHVFVAGEPGEHTALAGLPTEPVAVENAPAPHELAFLQLSGGSTGVPKLIPRTHDDYIYSLWGSNEICGVDENSVYLCALPAAHNFPLSSPGTLGALYAGARVVLAPRPSPDVAFPLIAAEGVTITGLVPPLALVWTEAAAETPHDLSSLQVLLVGGAKFSEEAARRVRPALGCTLQQVFGMAEGLVNYTRLDDPEATIVTTQGRPISPDDEIRIVDDEDNELPAGETGHLLTRGPYTIRGYWRAPEHNATAFTADGFYRTGDVVRMTETGHIVVEGRAKDQINRGGEKVAAEEIENHILAHPAVHDVAVVSMPDAYLGERTCAYVVLREGAEPVKSIAVKKFVRERGLAAFKVPDRVEFVTEFPQTGIGKVSKKDLRAAIAAQVAAAAAQH; encoded by the coding sequence GTGACCGAGACGACCGACGCTCCGGGCTATCCGGCCGAGTTCGCCGAGCGCTACCGCGCGGCGGGCTACTGGCGTGGAGAAACGTTCGGGCAGATGCTGCGCGACCGCGCGCAGGCGCACCCGGACCGGATCGCGATCGTGGACCCCGCCGGCGAGGGCCGCCGCTGGACGTACGGCGACCTCGACCTGCGCGCCGACCGGCTGGCCGCCGGCTTCCTCGCCCACGGCATCGGCAAGGGCGACCGCGTCGTCGTCCAGCTGCCGAACGTCGCCGAGTTCTTCGAGGTCGTCTTCGCGCTCTTCCGCATCGGCGCCCTCCCCGTCTTCGCGCTGCCCGCCCACCGCGAGACCGAGATCCGCCACTTCTGCGCCTTCACCGAGGCCGCCGCCTACGTCATCGCCGACGTCAGCGAGGGCTACGACTACCGCGAGCTGGCCACGAAGGTCCGCGCCGAGGTCCCCGGCCTCAAGCACGTCTTCGTCGCCGGCGAGCCCGGCGAGCACACGGCGCTGGCCGGCCTCCCCACCGAGCCGGTGGCCGTCGAGAACGCCCCGGCCCCGCACGAGCTGGCCTTCCTCCAGCTCTCCGGCGGCTCCACGGGCGTGCCCAAGCTCATCCCGCGCACGCACGACGACTACATCTATTCGCTGTGGGGCTCCAACGAGATCTGCGGCGTGGACGAGAACAGCGTCTACCTGTGCGCGCTGCCCGCCGCCCACAACTTCCCCCTGAGCTCCCCGGGCACCCTCGGCGCGCTGTACGCCGGCGCCCGCGTCGTCCTCGCCCCCCGCCCCAGCCCCGACGTGGCCTTCCCGCTGATCGCCGCCGAGGGCGTCACGATCACCGGCCTGGTGCCCCCGCTCGCCCTCGTGTGGACCGAGGCCGCGGCGGAGACCCCGCACGACCTGAGCAGCCTTCAGGTCCTGCTGGTGGGCGGCGCGAAGTTCAGCGAGGAGGCGGCCCGCCGGGTGCGCCCGGCCCTCGGCTGCACCCTCCAGCAGGTCTTCGGCATGGCCGAGGGCCTGGTGAACTACACCCGGCTGGACGACCCCGAGGCCACGATCGTCACCACCCAGGGCCGCCCCATCTCGCCCGACGACGAGATCCGCATCGTCGACGACGAGGACAACGAGCTGCCCGCGGGCGAGACCGGCCACCTGCTCACCCGCGGCCCGTACACCATCCGCGGCTACTGGCGGGCACCCGAGCACAACGCCACGGCCTTCACCGCCGACGGCTTCTACCGCACCGGCGACGTCGTCCGGATGACGGAGACCGGCCACATCGTCGTCGAGGGACGGGCCAAGGACCAGATCAACCGCGGCGGCGAGAAGGTCGCCGCCGAGGAGATCGAGAACCACATCCTCGCCCACCCGGCCGTACACGACGTCGCCGTCGTCTCCATGCCCGACGCCTACCTGGGCGAGCGCACCTGCGCCTACGTCGTCCTGCGCGAGGGGGCCGAGCCGGTCAAGTCGATCGCCGTCAAGAAGTTCGTCCGCGAGCGCGGCCTCGCCGCCTTCAAGGTCCCCGACCGGGTGGAGTTCGTGACGGAGTTCCCGCAGACGGGCATCGGCAAGGTGTCGAAGAAGGACCTCCGCGCGGCCATCGCCGCACAGGTCGCCGCCGCAGCAGCACAGCACTGA
- a CDS encoding amino acid adenylation domain-containing protein: protein MNARTLDRAGAHPLTGTSGAGRSPAPEGLPLTAAQSGMWFAQALDPGSPALGTAEYLEIHGDIDPARFAEALHRTVGEADALRVRITDAPGGPRQLPIAVEAPGHGFPLHTADLRDERDPDASALARMRADLAEPFDLARGPLFSHALFRVGDERWLWYQRVHHAVLDGYGYSLVARRVAELYTALATGEDPAPSPFGRLADLVAEDAAYRESATRTRDRAHWLTVFADRPEAPSLASAGPAARPALPSRSHLRATAHLAPEATARLRRLAASVRATWTDVLFAAQALYVARATRSEDVVLGLPMMGRMGSVALRVPGMVMNVLPLRMTVTPGTTFAELVHQAVLGIRAARRHQRYRYEDIRRDLGLLGEGRPLTGPLVNVMPFDYGLTFAGARSDAHNLAPGPVDDLTVGIYDRADGSGLRIDYDANPARYGQDELAAHQARFLDLLTRLAERDPHLPLGGLPLATDAEREQVLAEFNDTATEVPPTTLIGPVEARAARTPHATALVDGDLTLTYAALNARANRLARHLRTLGVAPGTLAAVALPCSTELVVALLAVLKAGGAYVPLDTADPAVRLRGMLDTAAPVCVLTDRAGAAALPAGAAPVVVLDDPALGEALAAHLPTDPGRALTPQHPAYVLHTSGTTGAPKGVVVPHSAIDNRLRWMQAQYPLAPGDRVLHKTPVGFDVSVWELFWPLREGATLVLAGPGAHRDPAELARTVREQGVTVTHFVPSVLQLFLAAPGAAACTGLRHVFSSGEVLPRATAEEFHRLLPGTALHNLYGPTEAAVDVTHHTCRPGATGPVPIGRPAWNTRLYILDAALQPCPPGVPGELHLAGAQLATGYLGRPDLTAERFVDDPFAGPGARMYRTGDLARWREDGEAEYLGRTDRQVKLHGRRIEPDGVEAVLLADPRVQAACAVVREDRPGDRRLVAYVTPVSADAAAETGTLLRPAPDALRESLAAQLPEAMVPSAVVVLDAFPTGPNGKLDRAALPAPGPQADAGGRAPAGPREETLTRLFAEVLGLPHVGVDDSFFALGGTSLLAARLVARVRDVFGEGVGVIADSAGGGADDGEDGPFAMGALFRAPTPAALARRLGGGTDVTAGLDGAPLEPVLPLRATGSRTPLFALPPAAGLGWCYASLLAGLGPDQPLHALRARGLTPGEPLPATLEEMAADHAERIRAVQPQGPYRLLGWSAGGVLAHAVAVRLQEAGEKVELLAMLDAYPAAAAFEEQAVLGALLDMAGCAQADGAPLTRDGVLAALRADGGAFAALTPRMLQAVVDVALGTTALAGRHQHRVFDGDVLFFTATGTATATGTGTDGDGPRAPGAGSVTREAWRPYVTGRVINRDIACPHAHMTQPGPAAEVAEAVTRHLGES from the coding sequence GTGAACGCCCGCACCCTCGACCGGGCGGGGGCACACCCCCTGACCGGCACCTCCGGCGCGGGACGGTCCCCCGCGCCGGAGGGGCTCCCCCTGACCGCCGCCCAGTCGGGCATGTGGTTCGCCCAGGCCCTCGACCCGGGCAGCCCCGCCCTCGGCACCGCCGAATACCTCGAGATCCACGGCGACATCGACCCCGCGCGCTTCGCCGAGGCCCTGCACCGCACCGTCGGCGAGGCCGACGCCCTGCGCGTGCGCATCACCGACGCCCCCGGCGGCCCGCGCCAGCTGCCCATCGCCGTCGAGGCCCCCGGCCACGGCTTCCCGCTGCACACCGCCGACCTGCGCGACGAGCGCGACCCGGACGCGAGCGCCCTCGCCCGGATGCGCGCCGACCTCGCCGAGCCCTTCGACCTGGCCCGCGGCCCGCTCTTCTCCCACGCCCTCTTCCGCGTCGGCGACGAGCGCTGGCTGTGGTACCAGCGCGTCCACCACGCCGTCCTCGACGGCTACGGCTACTCCCTCGTCGCCCGCCGCGTCGCCGAGCTCTACACGGCCCTGGCCACCGGCGAGGACCCCGCCCCGAGCCCCTTCGGCCGGCTCGCCGACCTCGTCGCCGAGGACGCCGCCTACCGCGAGTCCGCCACGCGCACCCGCGACCGCGCCCACTGGCTGACGGTCTTCGCCGACCGCCCCGAGGCGCCGAGCCTCGCCTCCGCGGGCCCCGCCGCGCGCCCCGCCCTGCCCTCCCGCAGCCACCTGCGCGCCACCGCGCACCTCGCCCCCGAGGCGACCGCCAGGCTGCGCCGGCTGGCCGCATCCGTGCGGGCCACCTGGACCGACGTCCTCTTCGCCGCCCAGGCCCTCTACGTCGCCCGCGCCACCCGCAGCGAGGACGTCGTCCTCGGCCTGCCGATGATGGGCCGCATGGGCTCCGTCGCCCTGCGCGTGCCCGGCATGGTCATGAACGTGCTGCCGCTGCGCATGACCGTCACCCCCGGCACGACGTTTGCCGAACTCGTCCACCAGGCCGTCCTCGGCATCCGGGCCGCCCGCCGCCACCAGCGCTACCGCTACGAGGACATCCGCCGCGACCTCGGCCTCCTCGGCGAGGGCCGGCCGCTCACCGGCCCGCTCGTCAACGTCATGCCGTTCGACTACGGGCTCACCTTCGCCGGCGCCCGCTCCGACGCGCACAACCTCGCCCCCGGCCCCGTCGACGACCTCACCGTCGGCATCTACGACCGCGCCGACGGCAGCGGCCTGCGCATCGACTACGACGCCAACCCCGCCCGCTACGGCCAGGACGAACTCGCCGCGCACCAGGCCCGCTTCCTGGACCTGCTGACCCGCCTCGCCGAGCGCGACCCGCACCTGCCGCTCGGCGGCCTCCCGCTGGCCACCGACGCCGAGCGCGAGCAGGTCCTCGCGGAGTTCAACGACACCGCGACCGAGGTGCCGCCCACGACCCTCATCGGCCCCGTGGAGGCCCGCGCCGCCCGCACCCCGCACGCCACCGCGCTCGTCGACGGCGACCTGACCCTCACCTACGCCGCGCTCAACGCCCGCGCCAACCGGCTCGCCCGCCACCTGCGCACGCTGGGCGTCGCCCCGGGCACCCTCGCCGCCGTCGCCCTGCCGTGCTCCACCGAGCTCGTCGTGGCCCTGCTCGCCGTCCTCAAGGCGGGCGGCGCGTACGTGCCGCTCGACACCGCGGACCCGGCCGTGCGCCTGCGCGGGATGCTGGACACCGCCGCACCGGTGTGCGTCCTGACCGACCGCGCCGGGGCCGCCGCCCTGCCCGCCGGCGCCGCGCCCGTCGTCGTGCTCGACGACCCCGCGCTCGGCGAGGCGCTGGCCGCGCACCTGCCCACCGACCCCGGCCGGGCCCTGACCCCGCAGCACCCCGCGTACGTCCTGCACACCTCCGGCACCACCGGAGCCCCCAAGGGCGTCGTCGTGCCGCACTCGGCCATCGACAACCGGCTGCGCTGGATGCAGGCGCAGTACCCGCTCGCCCCCGGCGACCGCGTCCTGCACAAGACGCCCGTGGGCTTCGACGTCTCGGTGTGGGAGCTGTTCTGGCCGCTGCGCGAGGGCGCCACCCTCGTCCTGGCCGGGCCCGGCGCCCACCGCGACCCCGCGGAACTCGCCCGCACCGTCCGCGAACAGGGCGTCACCGTCACCCACTTCGTGCCCTCGGTGCTGCAGCTCTTCCTCGCCGCACCCGGCGCGGCCGCGTGCACCGGCCTGCGGCACGTCTTCAGCAGCGGCGAGGTCCTGCCGCGCGCCACGGCCGAGGAGTTCCACCGGCTGCTCCCCGGCACGGCCCTGCACAACCTCTACGGCCCGACCGAGGCGGCCGTCGACGTCACCCACCACACCTGCCGGCCGGGCGCGACCGGGCCCGTCCCCATCGGACGGCCCGCCTGGAACACCCGCCTCTACATCCTCGACGCGGCCCTGCAGCCCTGCCCGCCCGGCGTCCCCGGCGAGCTCCACCTGGCGGGCGCCCAGCTCGCCACCGGCTACCTCGGCCGGCCGGACCTGACGGCCGAACGGTTCGTGGACGACCCCTTCGCGGGGCCCGGCGCACGCATGTACCGCACGGGCGACCTCGCCCGCTGGCGGGAGGACGGCGAGGCCGAGTACCTCGGCCGCACCGACCGCCAGGTCAAGCTGCACGGACGCCGCATCGAACCCGACGGCGTCGAGGCCGTCCTGCTGGCCGACCCCCGCGTCCAGGCGGCCTGCGCCGTCGTCCGCGAGGACCGGCCCGGCGACCGCCGCCTGGTCGCCTACGTGACTCCGGTCTCGGCGGATGCCGCCGCCGAGACCGGCACCCTCTTGCGGCCCGCCCCGGACGCCCTGCGCGAGTCGCTGGCCGCGCAGCTGCCCGAGGCCATGGTGCCGAGCGCCGTCGTGGTCCTGGACGCCTTCCCCACGGGCCCCAACGGCAAGCTGGACCGTGCGGCGCTCCCCGCGCCCGGCCCCCAGGCGGATGCCGGGGGGCGGGCCCCCGCCGGGCCCCGCGAGGAGACCCTGACGCGCCTGTTCGCGGAGGTCCTCGGGCTGCCCCACGTCGGCGTCGACGACAGCTTCTTCGCCCTCGGCGGCACGTCGCTGCTCGCGGCCCGGCTCGTCGCCCGCGTCCGGGACGTCTTCGGCGAAGGCGTCGGCGTCATCGCCGACTCCGCCGGCGGAGGGGCGGACGACGGGGAGGACGGCCCGTTCGCCATGGGCGCCCTCTTCCGGGCCCCGACCCCGGCCGCCCTCGCCCGCAGGCTGGGCGGCGGCACGGACGTCACGGCCGGCTTGGACGGAGCGCCGCTGGAGCCCGTACTGCCGCTGCGCGCCACCGGCAGCCGCACGCCGCTGTTCGCCCTGCCCCCGGCGGCGGGCCTCGGCTGGTGCTACGCGTCGCTGCTCGCCGGCCTCGGCCCCGACCAGCCCCTCCACGCGCTCCGGGCCCGCGGGCTGACGCCCGGTGAGCCGCTGCCCGCGACGCTGGAGGAGATGGCCGCGGACCACGCGGAGCGCATCCGGGCAGTCCAGCCCCAGGGCCCCTACCGGCTGCTGGGCTGGTCGGCCGGAGGCGTCCTCGCGCACGCCGTCGCCGTACGGCTGCAGGAGGCCGGGGAGAAGGTCGAGCTCCTCGCGATGCTCGACGCCTACCCCGCGGCCGCCGCGTTCGAGGAACAGGCCGTCCTGGGCGCCCTGCTGGACATGGCAGGCTGCGCGCAGGCCGACGGTGCCCCGCTCACCCGGGACGGCGTCCTCGCCGCCCTGCGCGCCGACGGCGGCGCCTTCGCCGCGCTGACCCCGCGCATGCTGCAGGCGGTGGTGGACGTCGCGCTCGGCACGACGGCCCTCGCCGGGCGGCACCAGCACCGCGTCTTCGACGGCGACGTGCTGTTCTTCACGGCCACGGGCACGGCCACGGCCACGGGCACCGGTACGGACGGGGACGGCCCGCGCGCACCTGGCGCGGGGTCCGTGACGCGGGAGGCGTGGCGCCCCTACGTCACGGGTAGGGTGATCAACCGCGATATCGCCTGCCCGCACGCGCACATGACGCAGCCGGGGCCGGCCGCGGAGGTCGCCGAGGCGGTGACCCGCCACCTGGGGGAGAGCTGA
- a CDS encoding 2,3-dihydro-2,3-dihydroxybenzoate dehydrogenase — MQQSELSGRIALVTGAGQGIGEAVTRALVARGARVAALDWTPDGIKDLEAEFGRDKVTAHTADVADSAAVEAVVEEVEDTLGPLAILVNVAGVLRTSPVVDITDDTWHRTFAVNSTGVFNASRAAARRMTERRSGCIVTVGSNAAGVPRTSMAAYAASKAAATMFTKCLGLELARSGIRCNVVSPGSTDTAMQRGLWADEEAPQRVIDGDPGSYRVGIPLGRIAEPADIADAVAFLVSDRARHITMHDLYVDGGATLRA, encoded by the coding sequence GTGCAGCAGTCAGAACTCTCCGGCCGCATCGCGCTGGTCACCGGCGCCGGCCAGGGCATAGGCGAGGCCGTGACCCGCGCCCTCGTCGCCCGGGGAGCGCGCGTCGCGGCCCTCGACTGGACTCCGGACGGCATCAAGGACCTGGAGGCCGAATTCGGCCGCGACAAGGTCACCGCCCACACTGCCGACGTCGCCGACAGCGCCGCCGTCGAGGCCGTCGTCGAAGAGGTCGAGGACACCCTCGGCCCCCTCGCCATCCTCGTCAACGTCGCCGGGGTGCTGCGCACCTCGCCCGTCGTCGACATCACCGACGACACCTGGCACCGCACCTTCGCCGTGAACTCCACCGGCGTCTTCAACGCCTCGCGCGCCGCGGCCCGCCGCATGACGGAGCGTCGTTCCGGCTGCATCGTCACCGTCGGCTCCAACGCCGCCGGCGTGCCGCGCACCAGCATGGCCGCGTACGCCGCCTCCAAGGCCGCCGCCACCATGTTCACCAAGTGCCTCGGGCTCGAACTCGCCCGCAGCGGCATCCGCTGCAACGTCGTTTCGCCCGGCTCCACCGACACCGCCATGCAGCGCGGTCTGTGGGCCGACGAGGAGGCGCCCCAGCGCGTCATCGACGGCGACCCCGGGTCGTACCGCGTCGGCATCCCCCTCGGCCGGATCGCCGAACCCGCGGACATCGCCGACGCCGTCGCCTTCCTCGTCTCCGACCGTGCGCGGCACATCACGATGCACGACCTGTACGTCGACGGCGGCGCGACGCTGCGCGCCTGA
- a CDS encoding prolyl oligopeptidase family serine peptidase, with protein sequence MVSTAPYGAWQSPVGAELAASAGGGPDFVGTVGDELWWAAPRPAEEGRFTLVRRRAGGAEETVLPAPWNVRNRVLEYGGLPWAAVARASGGPLVVFTHFADQRLYAFEPDVPGAVPRPLTPLSSVGGGLRWADPVLLPGRGEVWCVLEEFTGEGPCDVRRLLTAVPLDGSAARDRGAVRELTDGGNRFVTGPRLSPDGRQAAWIAWDHPRMPWEGTELKTAQVSADGRLADARTVMGGPAESVAQVEWAEDGSLVAASDRTGWWNLYRVDPATGESTALCRREEEFAGPLWRVGVRWFAPLPGGLVAALHGRGAAVLGVLDPRSGEIADVAGPWTEWAPTLAVSGTRAVGVAASPHSAYEVVELDVCTGRARTVGARHTDRVDPAYYPEPLTRTFGGPDGREVHAHLHPPRNPGHAAPDGELPPYAVWAHGGPTARTPLVLDLAVAFFTSRGIGVAEVNYGGSTGYGRAYRERLRGQWGVVDVEDCAAVAAALAREGIADPARIAIRGGSAGGWTAAASLAATSLYACGTILYPVLDPEAWTAEGGTHDFESRYLESLIGPREEVPERYRERSPLHRASRISAPFLLLQGLADPVCPPAQSERLLAAMAGRGVPHTYIAFEGEGHGFRRAATVVRALEAELSLYAQTFGVAAPGMAVLELVT encoded by the coding sequence ATGGTGTCCACGGCACCCTACGGAGCCTGGCAGTCCCCGGTCGGCGCGGAGCTCGCCGCGTCGGCCGGCGGCGGACCCGACTTCGTGGGTACGGTCGGCGACGAGCTGTGGTGGGCCGCACCACGCCCGGCGGAGGAGGGCCGCTTCACCCTCGTGCGGCGGCGGGCCGGCGGGGCCGAGGAGACGGTGCTGCCCGCCCCCTGGAACGTGCGCAACCGGGTGCTGGAGTACGGCGGCCTGCCGTGGGCGGCGGTGGCCCGCGCCTCCGGCGGCCCGCTGGTGGTCTTCACCCACTTCGCCGACCAGCGGCTCTACGCCTTCGAGCCCGACGTCCCCGGTGCCGTACCGCGGCCCCTGACCCCGCTGTCGTCGGTGGGCGGCGGGCTGCGCTGGGCCGATCCGGTGCTGCTGCCCGGCCGCGGCGAGGTGTGGTGCGTGCTGGAGGAGTTCACCGGCGAGGGGCCGTGCGACGTGCGCCGGCTGCTCACGGCCGTCCCGCTGGACGGCTCGGCGGCGCGGGACCGCGGGGCCGTCCGGGAGCTGACCGACGGCGGGAACCGCTTCGTCACCGGGCCGCGGCTCTCCCCGGACGGCCGGCAGGCGGCCTGGATCGCCTGGGACCACCCCCGGATGCCCTGGGAGGGCACCGAGCTGAAGACCGCTCAGGTCTCCGCGGACGGCCGGCTGGCGGACGCCCGTACGGTCATGGGCGGGCCCGCGGAGTCCGTGGCCCAGGTGGAGTGGGCCGAGGACGGCTCGCTGGTCGCGGCGAGCGACCGCACCGGCTGGTGGAACCTGTACCGCGTCGACCCGGCGACGGGGGAGAGCACGGCGCTGTGCCGCCGCGAGGAGGAGTTCGCGGGGCCGCTGTGGCGCGTGGGGGTGCGCTGGTTCGCGCCGCTGCCGGGAGGGCTCGTCGCCGCGCTCCACGGCCGCGGCGCCGCCGTCCTCGGCGTCCTCGACCCCCGCAGCGGGGAGATCGCGGACGTCGCCGGGCCGTGGACCGAGTGGGCGCCGACCCTGGCGGTGAGCGGCACCCGCGCCGTGGGGGTCGCCGCGAGCCCGCACAGCGCGTACGAGGTCGTCGAGCTCGACGTCTGCACGGGCCGGGCCCGGACCGTCGGCGCCCGGCACACCGACCGCGTGGACCCCGCCTACTACCCCGAGCCGCTGACGCGCACCTTCGGCGGGCCGGACGGGCGCGAGGTGCACGCCCACCTCCACCCGCCGCGCAACCCCGGCCACGCCGCCCCGGACGGGGAGCTGCCGCCGTACGCGGTGTGGGCGCACGGCGGCCCCACCGCCCGCACGCCCCTCGTCCTCGACCTGGCCGTCGCCTTCTTCACCTCCCGCGGCATCGGCGTCGCCGAGGTGAACTACGGCGGCTCGACCGGCTACGGGCGCGCGTACCGCGAGCGGCTGCGCGGGCAGTGGGGCGTGGTGGACGTCGAGGACTGCGCGGCGGTGGCCGCGGCGCTGGCCCGCGAGGGCATCGCCGACCCGGCCCGGATCGCGATCCGCGGCGGCAGCGCGGGCGGCTGGACGGCGGCGGCCTCGCTCGCCGCCACCTCGCTCTACGCCTGCGGCACCATCCTCTACCCGGTGCTGGACCCGGAGGCCTGGACGGCGGAGGGCGGCACGCACGACTTCGAGTCGCGCTACCTGGAGTCGCTGATCGGCCCCCGGGAGGAGGTGCCCGAGCGCTACCGGGAGCGCTCGCCGCTGCACCGGGCGAGCCGGATCTCCGCGCCCTTCCTGCTGCTGCAGGGGCTGGCCGACCCCGTCTGCCCGCCCGCGCAGAGCGAGCGGCTGCTGGCGGCGATGGCCGGGCGCGGGGTGCCGCACACCTACATCGCCTTCGAGGGCGAGGGCCACGGCTTCCGCCGGGCCGCCACGGTCGTGCGCGCGCTGGAGGCGGAACTGTCCCTGTACGCGCAGACCTTCGGGGTCGCCGCGCCGGGCATGGCGGTCCTGGAGCTCGTGACCTGA
- the dhbC gene encoding isochorismate synthase DhbC encodes MTTAHHVADRPGGSEPGTPVGGDTVGAATSLLDAYEPGRARFFASPTRTLLAHGVRAEVPHGAAPVAQRVAETLAARVLAGDEAPVVVGAVPFDQGAPAALAVPEAVRWAPPLAEDPLIALPAAAPGAARWDVRPVPEPAGYGAAVAEAVGRMQRGDFAKVVLARTLELSSDRDLDLPALLQRLARRDPAGYTFALPTGPGRTLLGASPELLVSRRGGTLVANPLAGSTPRSADLAEDVRRAAALLQSEKDLHEHAVVVDAVREALAPYCRTLHVPERPTLVRTAAMWHLSTTVTGEPADPAVSALELASALHPTPAVCGTPTTTARDVIGELEPFDRGFFTGMVGWGDANGDGEWVVTIRCAEAEERTLRLYAGAGVVAQSSPEAETAETGAKFQTFLQAVGVDQ; translated from the coding sequence GTGACCACCGCTCACCACGTCGCGGATCGGCCGGGCGGCAGCGAGCCCGGCACCCCCGTCGGGGGTGACACCGTCGGCGCCGCGACCTCGCTCCTCGACGCCTACGAACCCGGCCGCGCCCGGTTCTTCGCCTCGCCCACCCGCACCCTCCTCGCCCACGGCGTGCGCGCCGAGGTGCCGCACGGCGCCGCCCCCGTGGCGCAGCGCGTCGCCGAGACGCTCGCCGCCCGGGTGCTGGCCGGTGACGAGGCGCCGGTCGTCGTCGGCGCGGTCCCCTTCGACCAGGGCGCGCCCGCCGCGCTGGCCGTGCCCGAGGCCGTCCGCTGGGCGCCGCCGCTCGCCGAGGACCCGCTGATCGCCCTGCCCGCGGCCGCGCCCGGCGCCGCCCGCTGGGACGTGCGGCCCGTGCCCGAGCCCGCGGGCTACGGCGCCGCGGTCGCCGAGGCCGTCGGCCGCATGCAGCGCGGCGACTTCGCCAAGGTCGTCCTCGCCCGCACCCTGGAGCTCTCCTCCGACCGCGACCTCGACCTGCCCGCCCTGCTGCAGCGCCTGGCCCGCCGCGACCCGGCCGGCTACACCTTCGCCCTGCCCACCGGCCCCGGCCGCACCCTGCTCGGTGCGAGCCCCGAGCTGCTGGTCTCCCGGCGCGGCGGCACCCTCGTCGCCAACCCGCTGGCCGGCTCCACGCCGCGCAGCGCCGACCTCGCCGAGGACGTCCGCCGCGCGGCCGCCCTCCTGCAGTCGGAGAAGGACCTGCACGAGCACGCCGTCGTCGTCGACGCCGTCCGCGAGGCCCTCGCCCCGTACTGCCGCACCCTGCACGTGCCCGAGCGCCCCACGCTGGTGCGCACCGCCGCCATGTGGCACCTGTCGACGACCGTCACCGGCGAGCCGGCCGACCCCGCGGTGTCCGCGCTGGAGCTGGCCTCCGCGCTGCACCCCACGCCCGCCGTCTGCGGCACCCCGACCACCACCGCGCGCGACGTCATCGGCGAGCTGGAGCCCTTCGACCGCGGCTTCTTCACGGGCATGGTCGGCTGGGGCGACGCGAACGGCGACGGCGAATGGGTCGTCACCATCCGCTGCGCCGAGGCCGAGGAGCGCACCCTGCGGCTGTACGCGGGCGCGGGTGTCGTCGCGCAGTCCTCGCCGGAGGCCGAGACGGCCGAGACCGGCGCCAAGTTCCAGACGTTCCTGCAGGCTGTGGGGGTTGACCAGTGA